A genomic segment from Oncorhynchus clarkii lewisi isolate Uvic-CL-2024 chromosome 14, UVic_Ocla_1.0, whole genome shotgun sequence encodes:
- the LOC139365760 gene encoding protocadherin alpha-2-like, whose protein sequence is MGCRRQRESVWIHCVALLCLFDWSAAQISYSVSEEVDKGTFVGNLAKDLNLNVQDLESRGLRIVSGHSKRYFDANLKTGVLFVNERIDREELCPSTVKCSLNMEAILSHPMLLHRIEVNILDINDNSPSFIKKVATFNISESSYPGERYPLPIANDADTGINSVKSYKLSPNEHFSLDVQNGGDQSVSAELVLQKALDREKQPVIQLTLTAVDGGKPPQSGTLPIVVNVIDSNDNSPSFSKPLYKVSVPENIPFGTTVLTLSATDLDEGLHSELVYSFVERGNLNPADMFALNPDTGEMTVKANLDHEANAAYEIRVQATDQGPSPRSGYSKVLVEVIDVNDNAPEVSVTSLMSPVKEDSEMGTVVALVTVIDKDGGKNGLTNCKLVGSVPFKLKSNYKNYYSLVVDGPLDRESVSQYNVTVTVTDGGTPPLSSTSVITVRVSDVNDNAPRFSEPVIHVYVKENSPVGDVIYTMSAFDPDSDGNAKMTYSLLDTSVSISSSVNVNSDTGDMVSLQSFNYEEIKTFQFKVQATDSGVPPLSSNVTVNVFILDENDNSPGILAPYSDHGSVNSENIPYSAEAGYFVAKIRAVDSDSGYNALLSYHISEPKGTNLFRIGTSTGELRTKRRMSDNDLKAHPLVVLVSDSGEPSLSATVSIDVVVVESTGEIQTQYRNVPRKEESFSDLNLYLLIAIASVSFIFLLSLIILIAVKCRKTDDSFRRYSAPMITTHPDGSWSYSKSTQQYDVCFSSDTLKSDVVVFPAPYPPADAELISINGNDTFDRTQTLPNKEKHLYT, encoded by the exons ATGGGTTGTCGAAGACAAAGAGAAAGCGTTTGGATTCATTGCGTCGCGTTGCTTTGTTTATTTGACTGGTCTGCAGCGCAGATCTCTTACTCCGTTTCAGAGGAGGTGGACAAAGGCACGTTTGTGGGGAATCTCGCCAAGGATTTAAACCTTAATGTACAGGACCTGGAGTCAAGGGGTCTAAGGATTGTATCGGGACATAGTAAGCGGTATTTTGATGCGAATCTGAAAACAGGAGTACTGTTCGTTAACgagagaatagacagagaggagCTTTGTCCGAGTACGGTAAAGTGCTCTCTAAATATGGAGGCCATATTGAGCCATCCTATGCTTCTCCATCGCATCGAGGTGAATATATTAGACATCAATGACAATTCTCCGTCATTCATTAAAAAGGTTGCTACTTTTAACATATCTGAATCTTCATACCCCGGCGAGCGATACCCACTGCCAATAGCGAATGACGCAGATACGGGCATTAACTCGGTGAAGAGCTACAAGCTGAGCCCAAATGAACACTTCTCCCTGGATGTACAGAACGGCGGAGACCAGAGTGTGTCTGCTGAGTTGGTGCTCCAGAAAGCTTTAGACCGAGAGAAACAGCCTGTGATCCAGCTCACCCTGACCGCTGTAGATGGAGGAAAACCTCCACAATCAGGAACGCTGCCTATTGTTGTAAATGTCATAGATTCTAATGATAATTCACCCTCATTTAGCAAGCCGCTGTATAAGGTCAGTGTGCCTGAGAATATACCTTTTGGGACTACAGTCTTAACACTTAGTGCTACTGATTTAGACGAAGGACTACATAGTGAACTTGTGTATTCATTCGTTGAGCGTGGGAATCTGAATCCTGCTGATATGTTTGCCCTAAATCCAGACACTGGGGAAATGACTGTAAAGGCGAATTTGGATCATGAGGCAAATGCTGCGTATGAAATCCGGGTGCAAGCAACTGACCAAGGTCCCTCACCCCGCAGTGGTTATTCTAAAGTGTTGGTAGAAGTTATTGATGTCAACGACAATGCCCCTGAAGTCTCGGTGACGTCACTTATGAGCCCAGTGAAAGAGGATAGTGAAATGGGGACAGTGGTCGCCTTGGTAACTGTGATAGATAAAGATGGAGGGAAAAACGGCCTCACTAACTGTAAACTTGTTGGCTCTGTTCCTTTTAAACTAAAGTCGAACTATAAAAACTATTATTCGTTAGTGGTAGATGGGCctcttgacagagagagtgtttcTCAGTACAATGTCACTGTCACAGTTACGGATGGAGGGACCCCGCCTCTCTCCAGCACCAGCGTTATTACTGTGCGCGTTTCTGATGTGAATGACAACGCTCCTCGCTTCTCAGAACCCGTGATTCATGTTTATGTCAAAGAGAACAGTCCGGTAGGTGACGTCATTTATACGATGTCTGCTTTTGATCCAGATTCAGATGGAAATGCAAAGATGACGTATTCATTATTAGACACAAGTGTTTCAATATCATCATCTGTAAATGTAAATTCAGATACCGGAGATATGGTCAGCTTGCAGTCTTTTAACTATGAGGAGATAAAAACTTTCCAGTTTAAAGTTCAGGCCACAGACTCTGGTGTTCCTCCTCTCAGCAGCAACGTGACTGTGAACGTTTTTATTCTGGATGAGAATGACAACAGTCCTGGGATTCTAGCGCCCTATTCTGATCACGGCTCAGTTAACTCTGAGAACATTCCCTATTCTGCTGAAGCGGGCTACTTTGTGGCCAAGATCAGGGCTGTAGACTCCGACTCTGGCTACAATGCGCTGCTTTCTTATCACATCTCTGAGCCCAAGGGAACCAACCTCTTTCGAATCGGAACCAGCACAGGGGAGCTAAGGACTAAGAGGCGAATGAGTGACAATGACCTGAAAGCTCACCCGTTGGTGGTGTTGGTTTCTGATAGTGGAGAACCCTCACTGTCAGCGACTGTGTCTATTGATGTAGTGGTGGTTGAAAGTACAGGTGAAATCCAGACTCAATACAGAAACGTACCAAGAAAGGAGGAGAGCTTCTCTGATTTAAACCTGTATTTGCTGATCGCCATTGCCTCGGTGTCATTCATATTTTTATTGAGCCTCATCATTTTAATAGCTGTAAAATGCCGCAAGACAGACGACAGTTTCAGAAGGTACAGCGCCCCAATGATCACCACACACCCTGACGGGAGCTGGTCTTACTCTAAATCTACTCAGCAGTATGACGTGTGTTTCAGCTCAGACACACTGAAGAGTGACGTAGTGGTTTTCCCCGCGCCGTATCCACCTGCAGATGCAGAACTGATCAGTATTAATGGAAATGACACGTTTGACAGGACTCAAACATTACCCAACAAAGAGAAG CATTTGTATACGTAG
- the LOC139365761 gene encoding protocadherin alpha-4-like produces MDRRRQRESVWNHCVALLCLFGWSAAQISYSVSEEVDKGTFVGNLAKDLNLNVQDLESRGLRIVSGQSKRYFDANLKTGVLYINERIDREELCSNVIKCSVNIQAILSHPTQLHRIEVNILDVNDNAPSFLEKLYSFNISESSSTDERYLLPIAIDSDTGSNSVKSYKLSPNEHFSLDVQSGGEQSVSAELVLQKALDREKQPVIQLTLTAVDGGKPPRSGTLLIVVNVIDANDNSPTFSQPLYKVRVKENVPFGTKVIQLNATDVDEGVNGKVVYSFIKRGNVNPSDMFDINSDTGAITVKGNVDYEESPAYEIRVQATDQGSSPRSAHGKLLVEVIDLNDNFPEIYVTSLASPVKEDAEIGTVVALVTVTDKDGGKNGLTNSKLVGPVPFKLKLNYKNDYSLVVDGPLDRESATQYNVTIVATDEGTPPLSSTSVITVHVADVNDNAPRFSEPVINVYVKENSPIGDVIYMMSAFDPDSDEYAKMTYSLLDKSVSISSSVNINSDTGDIVSLQSFNYEEIKTFQFKVQASDSGVPPLSSNVTVNVFILDENDNSPGILAPYSDHGSVNSENIPYSAEAGYFVAKIRAVDSDSGYNALLSYHISEPKGTNLFRIGTSTGELRTKRRMSDSDLKTHPLVVMVSDNGEPSLSATVSIDVVVVESTIEIQTQFTNVPRKDESFSDLNLYLLIAIASVSVIFLLSVISLIAVECYRTDDSFRRYSAPMITTHPDGSWSYSKSTQQYDVCFSSDTLKSDVVVFPAPYPPADAELISINGNDTLNRTQTLPNKNKGVLLSMVLKVR; encoded by the exons ATGGATCGTCGAAGACAAAGAGAAAGTGTTTGGAATCATTGCGTCGCCTTGCTTTGTTTATTTGGCTGGTCTGCAGCGCAGATCTCTTACTCCGTTTCAGAGGAGGTGGACAAAGGCACGTTTGTGGGGAATCTCGCTAAGGATTTAAACCTTAATGTACAGGACCTGGAGTCGAGGGGTTTAAGGATTGTATCGGGACAGAGTAAGCGGTATTTCGATGCCAATTTAAAAACAGGGGTTCTGTACATTAACGAGAGGATAGACCGAGAGGAGCTTTGTTCGAATGTGATAAAGTGTTCGGTAAACATACAGGCCATATTGAGCCATCCTACGCAGCTCCACCGCATTGAGGTGAATATTTTAGACGTTAATGACAATGCACCATCTTTCCTTGAAAAATTATATTCATTCAACATTTCTGAATCATCATCCACAGACGAGCGATATCTTTTACCGATAGCAATCGATTCAGATACCGGCAGTAACTCAGTAAAGAGCTACAAGCTGAGCCCGAATGAACACTTCTCCCTGGATGTACAGAGCGGTGGAGAGCAGAGTGTGTCTGCTGAGTTAGTGCTGCAGAAAGCTTTAGACCGAGAGAAACAGCCTGTGATCCAGCTCACACTGACCGCTGTAGATGGAGGAAAACCTCCACGATCTGGGACATTGCTGATAGTAGTGAACGTAATTGATGCCAATGATAATTCACCCACGTTCAGTCAGCCGCTGTACAAGGTTCGCGTTAAAGAAAATGTTCCGTTCGGAACTAAGGTGATTCAGCTAAATGCCACAGATGTAGATGAGGGAGTCAACGGTAAAGTTGTATATTCCTTTATCAAACGTGGTAATGTGAACCCCTCTGATATGTTTGATATAAATTCAGACACTGGAGCAATCACAGTTAAGGGAAATGTGGATTACGAGGAAAGTCCTGCATATGAAATTCGCGTGCAGGCGACAGACCAAGGCTCATCACCCCGTAgtgcacacgggaaactgttagtGGAAGTTATTGATTTGAATGACAATTTCCCAGAAATATATGTGACGTCACTCGCGAGCCCCGTGAAAGAGGATGCTGAGATAGGGACAGTGGTCGCCTTGGTAACAGTCACAGATAAAGATGGAGGTAAAAATGGCCTCACTAACAGTAAACTTGTTGGGCCAGTGCcctttaaattgaaattgaattataAAAACGATTATTCATTAGTGGTTGATGGGCCTCTTGACAGAGAGAGTGCTACTCAGTACAATGTCACCATCGTAGCTACGGATGAAGGGACTCCGCCTCTCTCCAGCACCAGCGTTATTACTGTACACGTTGCTGATGTGAATGACAACGCTCCTCGCTTCTCAGAACCCGTGATTAACGTTTATGTTAAAGAGAACAGTCCGATAGGCGACGTCATTTATATGATGTCTGCTTTTGATCCTGATTCAGATGAATATGCAAAGATGACGTATTCATTATTAGATAAAAGTGTTTCAATATCATCATCTGTAAATATAAACTCAGATACAGGAGATATAGTCAGTCTACAGTCTTTTAACTACGAGGAGATAAAAACTTTCCAGTTTAAAGTTCAGGCCTCAGACTCTGGTGTTCCTCCTCTCAGCAGCAACGTGACTGTGAACGTTTTTATTCTGGATGAGAATGACAACAGTCCTGGGATTCTCGCGCCCTATTCTGATCACGGCTCCGTTAACTCTGAGAACATTCCCTATTCTGCTGAAGCGGGCTACTTTGTGGCCAAGATCAGGGCTGTAGACTCCGACTCTGGCTACAATGCGCTGCTTTCTTATCACATCTCTGAGCCCAAGGGAACCAACCTCTTCCGAATCGGAACCAGCACCGGGGAACTAAGGACTAAGAGGCGAATGAGTGACAGTGACCTGAAAACACACCCATTGGtcgtgatggtttctgataacgGAGAACCCTCACTGTCAGCGACTGTGTCTATTGATGTAGTGGTGGTTGAAAGTACCATTGAAATCCAGACTCAATTCACAAACGTACCAAGAAAGGACGAGAGCTTTTCCGATTTAAACCTGTATTTGCTGATCGCCATTGCCTCGGTGTCAGTAATATTTTTATTGAGCGTCATTAGTTTAATTGCTGTAGAATGTTACAGGACAGACGACAGTTTCAGAAGGTACAGCGCCCCAATGATCACCACACACCCCGACGGGAGCTGGTCTTACTCTAAATCTACTCAGCAGTATGACGTGTGTTTCAGTTCCGACACACTGAAGAGTGACGTAGTGGTTTTCCCTGCACCGTATCCACCTGCAGATGCAGAACTGATCAGTATTAATGGAAATGACACGTTGAACAGGACTCAAACATTACCCAACAAAAACAAG GGAGTgttgctgtccatggttctgaaagtGCGCTAA
- the LOC139365762 gene encoding protocadherin alpha-8-like encodes MDRRRQRESFWIQCVALLCLFGWSAAQISYSVSEEVDKGTFVGNLAKDLNLNVHELESRGLRIVSGNSKMYFEADLKTGILYINERIDREELCPNTIKCSLNMEAILSHPVLLHRIEVNILDINDNTPSFVEKSHTFNISESSTPGERYMLPIANDADIGANSVKSYKLSPNEHFSLDVQSGGEQSVSAELVLQKALDREKQPVIQLTLTAVDGGKPPRSGTLLIVVNVIDVNDNSPVFSKPLYKVRVHENAPFGTNILTLTATDLDESVNGEIVYSFLKRGNLDPSNMFAINSDTGEITVKGNLDHEDSPAFEIRVQAMDRGHSPRSAHGKVLVDVIDVNDNAPEILVTSLMSPVKEDAEMGTVVALVTVTDNDGGQNGLTNCELVGSVHFKLKSNYKNYYSLVVDGPLDRERAAQYNVTITATDDGTPPLSSTSVVTVQVSDVNDNAPRFSEPVINVYVKENSPVGDVIKTISAFDPDSDENAKVTYSLLDKSVSISSSVNINSDTGVLVSLQSFNYEEIKTFQFKVQATDSGVPPLSSNVTVNVFILDENDNSPVILAPYSDHGSVNSENIPYSAEAGYFVAKIRAVDSDSGYNALLSYHISEPKGTNLFRIGTSTGELRTKRRMSDNDLKTHPLVVLVSDNGEPSLSATVSIDVVVVESTGEIQTESRNVPRKEESFSDLNLYLLIAIASVSVIFLLSLISLIAVKCHRTDDSFRRYSAPMITTHPDGSWSYSKSTQQYDVCFSSDTLKSDVVVFPAPYPPADAELISINGNDTFDRTQTLPSKEKPTDA; translated from the exons ATGGATCGTCGAAGACAAAGGGAAAGCTTTTGGATTCAGTGCGTCGCGTTGCTTTGTTTATTTGGCTGGTCTGCAGCGCAGATCTCTTACTCCGTTTCAGAGGAGGTGGACAAAGGCACGTTTGTGGGGAATCTCGCTAAGGATTTGAACCTTAATGTACACGAACTGGAGTCCAGGGGTCTAAGGATTGTTTCCGGAAATAGTAAGATGTATTTTGAGGCGGATTTAAAAACAGGGATTCTTTACATTAACGAGAGAATAGACCGAGAGGAGCTTTGTCCGAATACGATAAAGTGCTCTTTGAATATGGAAGCCATATTAAGCCATCCTGTGCTTCTGCATCGAATTGAGGTTAATATTTTAGATATTAATGATAACACACCATCTTTTGTTGAAAAATCCCACACATTTAACATCTCTGAGTCTTCAACGCCGGGCGAGCGATATATGCTACCAATAGCAAATGACGCAGACATAGGAGCTAACTCGGTAAAGAGCTACAAGCTGAGCCCGAATGAACACTTTTCCCTGGATGTACAGAGCGGTGGAGAGCAGAGTGTGTCTGCTGAGTTAGTACTGCAGAAAGCGTTAGACCGAGAGAAACAGCCCGTGATCCAGCTCACACTGACCGCTGTAGATGGTGGAAAACCTCCACGATCTGGGACATTGCTGATAGTAGTGAACGTAATTGATGTTAATGACAATTCTCCAGTATTTTCTAAGCCGCTTTATAAAGTTCGTGTTCATGAAAATGCGCCTTTTGGGACAAATATATTAACTCTCACTGCAACAGATTTAGACGAGAGCGTAAATGGTGAGATAGTGTATTCTTTCTTAAAACGTGGAAATCTGGACCCCTCAAACATGTTCGCCATCAATTCAGACACGGGTGAAATTACAGTCAAAGGAAATTTGGATCATGAAGATAGTCCTGCATTTGAAATTCGAGTTCAGGCGATGGACCGAGGGCATTCACCTCGCAGTGCACATGGTAAAGTGTTAGTTGATGTTATTGATGTCAATGACAATGCCCCAGAAATCTTAGTGACGTCACTCATGAGTCCAGTGAAAGAGGATGCCGAGATGGGGACAGTGGTCGCCTTGGTGACAGTAACTGATAACGATGGAGGTCAAAATGGCCTCACTAACTGTGAACTTGTAGGGTCTGTTCATTTTAAACTAAAGTCGAACTACAAGAACTATTATTCGTTAGTGGTCGACGGGCCTCTTGACAGAGAGAGGGCTGCTCAGTATAATGTCACCATCACAGCTACGGATGACGGGACCCCGCCTCTCTCCAGCACCAGCGTTGTTACTGTACAGGTTTCTGATGTGAATGACAACGCTCCTCGCTTCTCAGAACCCGTTATTAATGTCTATGTTAAAGAGAACAGTCCGGTAGGTGACGTCATTAAAACAATATCTGCTTTTGATCCAGATTCAGATGAAAATGCAAAAGTGACGTATTCATTATTAGATAAAAGTGTTTCAATATCATCATCTGTAAATATAAACTCAGATACAGGAGTTCTAGTCAGCCTGCAGTCGTTTAACTATGAAGAGATAAAAACCTTCCAGTTTAAAGTTCAGGCCACAGACTCTGGTGTTCCACCTCTCAGCAGCAACGTGACTGTGAACGTTTTTATTCTGGATGAGAATGACAACAGTCCTGTGATTCTCGCGCCCTATTCTGATCACGGCTCCGTTAACTCTGAGAACATTCCCTATTCTGCTGAAGCGGGCTACTTTGTGGCCAAGATCAGGGCTGTAGACTCCGACTCTGGCTACAATGCGCTGCTTTCTTATCACATCTCTGAGCCCAAGGGAACCAACCTCTTCCGAATCGGAACCAGCACCGGGGAGCTAAGGACTAAGAGGCGAATGAGTGACAATGATCTGAAAACTCACCCGTTGGTCGTGTTGGTTTCTGATAACGGAGAACCCTCACTGTCAGCGACTGTGTCTATTGATGTAGTGGTGGTTGAAAGTACAGGTGAAATCCAGACTGAATCCAGAAACGTACCAAGAAAGGAGGAGAGCTTCTCTGATTTAAACCTGTATTTGCTGATCGCCATTGCCTCGGTGTCAGTGATATTTTTACTGAGCCTCATCAGTTTAATAGCTGTAAAATGCCACAGGACAGACGACAGTTTCAGAAGGTACAGCGCCCCAATGATCACCACACACCCCGACGGGAGCTGGTCTTACTCTAAATCTACTCAGCAGTATGACGTGTGTTTCAGTTCAGACACACTGAAGAGTGACGTAGTGGTTTTCCCCGCGCCGTATCCACCTGCAGATGCAGAACTGATCAGTATTAATGGAAATGACACGTTTGACAGGACTCAAACATTACCCAGCAAAGAGAAG CCTACGGATGCATAA